In Terriglobia bacterium, one genomic interval encodes:
- a CDS encoding YaeQ family protein — translation MAQTATIYNLTVDLADIDRGVYEKLDVCIARQPSETVEYMFMRVIAYCLEYGDGIVLTQGVAAGNDPAVLIRDLTGRVTAWIEVGMPDAERLHRGLKLAGRAAVYTHRDVQKLLAQLSASRIDRLRAVPVYEFARSFVDQIAELMERRSTLSISVTERELYLEIRGRTFTTTIVEHRAE, via the coding sequence ATGGCTCAGACCGCGACAATTTATAACCTGACCGTCGACCTCGCCGATATCGATCGCGGCGTCTATGAAAAGCTCGACGTCTGCATCGCTCGTCAACCTTCAGAAACCGTCGAATACATGTTCATGCGCGTTATCGCCTATTGTCTCGAGTATGGCGACGGAATTGTACTCACGCAGGGCGTCGCCGCGGGCAACGACCCCGCTGTACTAATTCGAGACCTGACCGGACGCGTGACGGCATGGATCGAGGTCGGAATGCCCGACGCCGAGCGTTTGCATCGCGGCCTCAAACTCGCCGGCCGTGCAGCAGTCTATACCCACCGCGACGTTCAAAAACTGCTGGCCCAACTTTCTGCGTCCAGGATCGACAGGCTGCGCGCTGTCCCCGTGTATGAATTCGCTCGGTCCTTTGTAGATCAGATTGCGGAGCTGATGGAGCGGCGCTCGACTCTCTCCATTTCAGTTACGGAGCGCGAACTCTACCTCGAAATCCGCGGCCGCACGTTTACCACGACGATCGTAGAACATCGCGCGGAGTGA